In Arcobacter ellisii, a genomic segment contains:
- a CDS encoding sensor histidine kinase: MFDINTILFYGITFGILIMTIVYTFIRYLYSKEIFYISYCFMQIFSLIFIISYSKLFTISYFIQELSFVIASIFAMIFAINYYEGKFLPKITNYKELIINTFLLNVVILTAFYHYVLFEYLPYTIIYAILFVSLIFNLKQGFKPALIYVIGWSVFCILLFIFDFKNFYTQSGYFDLVLLVFAIEAMLFTISIAYKYNDLKIKNKNFEKMVIQQSKFVKSGEMIANITHQFRQPLNNISYILMNLKKRFENKNLDELYFDKKINQANEQIDFLSKTIDDFKEFYNETKKRENFSVKEAIENAFTILDADLKNHNIDLKIDFQTFEEIKIFGVKNELSQVIFSIVSNSIDVLKNIKNPKIKIEVSSSSAEVKIDITDNGGGIKTKNLKKIFEPYFTTKIEGTGIGLYLVKMIVEESFGGKILVENKKEGACFCLFFEKVI, from the coding sequence ATGTTTGATATTAATACAATTCTTTTTTATGGGATTACTTTTGGTATTTTAATAATGACGATTGTATATACCTTTATTAGATATTTGTATTCAAAAGAGATATTTTATATAAGTTATTGTTTTATGCAAATTTTTTCTTTGATTTTTATAATCTCATATAGTAAACTTTTTACAATTAGTTATTTTATTCAAGAGTTATCTTTTGTTATCGCTTCAATTTTTGCAATGATTTTTGCAATAAATTATTATGAAGGAAAATTTTTACCAAAAATTACAAATTATAAAGAACTAATAATCAATACCTTTTTATTGAATGTTGTTATTTTAACGGCATTTTATCACTATGTTTTATTTGAATATTTACCTTATACAATCATTTATGCGATTTTATTTGTCTCTTTGATTTTTAATTTAAAACAAGGTTTTAAACCAGCACTTATTTATGTTATTGGTTGGTCTGTTTTTTGTATTTTGTTATTTATTTTTGATTTTAAAAATTTTTATACACAAAGTGGATATTTTGATTTAGTTTTATTGGTTTTTGCAATTGAAGCTATGCTTTTTACAATCTCAATTGCATATAAATATAATGACTTAAAAATAAAAAATAAAAACTTTGAAAAGATGGTAATTCAACAATCAAAGTTTGTAAAATCAGGTGAAATGATTGCAAATATAACTCACCAATTTAGACAACCTTTAAATAATATCTCTTATATTTTAATGAATCTAAAAAAAAGATTTGAAAATAAAAACTTAGATGAACTCTATTTTGATAAAAAAATAAATCAAGCAAATGAACAGATTGATTTTTTATCAAAAACAATTGATGATTTTAAAGAGTTTTATAATGAAACTAAAAAAAGAGAGAATTTTAGTGTAAAAGAAGCCATAGAAAATGCCTTTACGATTTTAGATGCAGATTTAAAAAATCATAATATAGATTTAAAAATAGATTTTCAAACCTTTGAAGAGATAAAAATTTTTGGGGTAAAAAATGAACTTTCACAAGTTATATTTTCAATCGTTTCAAATTCAATTGATGTATTAAAAAATATAAAAAACCCAAAAATAAAAATAGAGGTTTCTTCTTCAAGTGCTGAGGTAAAAATAGATATCACAGATAATGGTGGAGGAATAAAAACAAAAAATCTAAAAAAGATTTTTGAACCATATTTTACAACTAAAATAGAAGGAACAGGAATAGGGCTTTATTTGGTAAAAATGATTGTTGAAGAGAGTTTTGGTGGAAAAATTTTGGTTGAAAACAAAAAAGAGGGAGCTTGTTTTTGCCTCTTTTTTGAAAAAGTAATTTAG
- a CDS encoding methylated-DNA--[protein]-cysteine S-methyltransferase gives MRKYNFENKEIIVTTTFSTPLGEMFAAASKKGIIIFTYFVPFHIEAKIEVLKNSLNADVIPGNCEIFELLKIQLEEYFNKQRTTFEIPLQLIGTSFQVKCWKELLKIPYGKTLSYKEQAKNIENEKAYRAVANANSQNMIDILVPCHRVISNDRTLGGYSGGIEKKEFLLKLEQND, from the coding sequence ATGAGAAAATATAATTTTGAAAACAAAGAAATCATTGTTACAACGACATTTTCAACTCCTTTAGGAGAAATGTTCGCTGCTGCTTCAAAAAAAGGAATAATTATTTTTACATATTTTGTTCCTTTTCATATAGAAGCAAAAATTGAAGTTTTAAAAAATAGTTTAAATGCCGATGTAATTCCAGGAAATTGTGAAATATTTGAACTTCTAAAAATCCAACTAGAAGAGTATTTTAATAAACAAAGAACAACTTTTGAAATACCTTTACAACTAATTGGTACTTCTTTTCAAGTAAAATGCTGGAAAGAGTTACTAAAAATTCCTTATGGTAAAACTCTTAGTTATAAAGAACAAGCAAAAAATATTGAAAATGAAAAAGCTTATCGAGCAGTTGCAAATGCAAATTCACAAAATATGATTGATATTTTGGTTCCATGTCATAGAGTTATTTCAAATGATAGAACATTAGGTGGTTATAGTGGAGGAATTGAAAAAAAA
- the ccoG gene encoding cytochrome c oxidase accessory protein CcoG: MSYTKKRYLVYFISTISIMLIPFITINDNHLLLLSFDKLQFHFLGIVFNVSELYVMPFLLMFLFIGIFAITSMLGRIWCGWLCPQTIFRVIYRDLIESTILDLRKIKNKQKEIDYNKGSNKIKKYISLILWAVITLIISCNFMLYFVPPEDFFVYIQEPLNHSFMILFIISIALFLFYDIVFMKENFCVFVCPYSRIQSVLYDNNTKQVTYDFTRGGKVYENGNKSIFKVKDWSNNEECTTCEACVKVCPTHIDIRKGLQVECINCLECSDACASVMGKLGKISLINWGSTNKVINKQNVSLFTKRNVTYFVSLFLCLFLAFYFSLEKEDFLVNVNKTTELYKQNEEGIVSNNYILTIHNTKDETLTFDIKLKDEKNYKIKRFEKFSLVAGAKTKKILIIETSKDYDKNITKNSNITIEIFSQDNRYKITKNISFVHP; the protein is encoded by the coding sequence ATGTCTTATACTAAAAAAAGATATTTAGTATATTTTATTAGCACAATTTCAATAATGCTAATACCTTTTATAACAATAAATGACAACCACTTATTATTGTTATCTTTTGACAAATTACAATTTCATTTTTTAGGAATTGTGTTTAATGTTAGTGAACTTTATGTAATGCCATTTTTACTAATGTTTTTATTTATTGGTATTTTTGCTATTACTTCAATGCTAGGAAGAATTTGGTGTGGCTGGTTATGTCCACAAACTATTTTTAGAGTAATTTATAGAGACTTAATCGAAAGTACAATTCTAGATTTAAGAAAAATCAAAAACAAACAAAAAGAGATAGATTATAATAAAGGTTCAAATAAAATAAAAAAATATATATCTTTAATTTTATGGGCAGTTATAACATTAATCATCTCTTGTAATTTTATGTTATATTTTGTTCCACCTGAAGATTTTTTTGTTTATATACAAGAGCCATTAAATCATAGTTTTATGATTTTATTTATAATCAGTATTGCCCTATTTTTATTTTATGATATTGTTTTTATGAAAGAAAATTTTTGTGTATTTGTTTGTCCATACTCAAGAATACAATCTGTTTTATATGATAACAACACAAAACAAGTAACTTATGATTTTACTCGTGGTGGAAAAGTTTATGAAAATGGAAATAAATCTATTTTTAAAGTTAAAGATTGGAGTAATAACGAAGAGTGTACAACTTGTGAAGCTTGTGTAAAAGTTTGTCCAACTCATATAGATATTAGAAAAGGTTTACAAGTTGAGTGCATAAATTGTCTTGAATGTAGTGATGCCTGTGCAAGTGTTATGGGAAAACTTGGAAAAATATCTTTAATAAATTGGGGAAGTACAAACAAAGTTATAAATAAACAAAATGTTTCACTTTTCACAAAAAGAAATGTTACTTATTTTGTATCTTTGTTTTTATGTCTATTTTTAGCTTTTTATTTTTCACTTGAAAAAGAGGATTTTTTAGTAAATGTAAATAAAACAACAGAGCTTTATAAACAAAATGAAGAGGGTATTGTTTCAAATAACTATATTTTAACTATTCATAATACAAAAGATGAAACTTTAACTTTTGATATAAAATTAAAAGATGAAAAAAATTATAAAATCAAAAGATTTGAAAAGTTCTCTTTAGTTGCTGGTGCAAAAACAAAAAAAATATTGATAATCGAAACTTCTAAAGATTATGATAAAAATATAACAAAAAATTCAAATATAACTATTGAGATATTTTCACAAGATAATAGATATAAAATCACTAAAAATATATCTTTTGTTCATCCATAA
- a CDS encoding glutamate-5-semialdehyde dehydrogenase: MQAFLEEAKKSSRTIANLSTAVKNKVLNEMADALMNHCDFIISHNEKDMSEARLNNLGEALLDRLLLTGDRVKDMANAIRQIASQAEPVGRILDGWVTKDGLNIQKVSIPIGVIGIIYESRPNVTSDTAALCFKSGNVCVLKGGKEAEHSNKAIAMVLREVLTKNRLPEQAISLLPDSSREGVAKLIKQDKYVDLIVPRGGEALIRFVSENSSIPVIKHDKGICHIYIDKDAAAAKIIDIVINAKCQRPSACNSIETLLIHEDIAPYIINGLEDAFLEMGTILKGCAETLKYIKVIPATLEDFDTEYLANILNIKIVKNIDEAITHIQRHGSGHSESILSENYTTVNKFLSEVDAACVYANASTRFTDGGAFGLGAEVGISTNKLHSRGPMGINDLTTFKYKVYGSGQIRN; the protein is encoded by the coding sequence ATGCAAGCATTTTTAGAAGAGGCTAAAAAATCTAGCCGAACTATTGCAAATCTAAGTACTGCTGTAAAAAATAAAGTTTTAAACGAAATGGCAGATGCTTTAATGAATCATTGTGATTTTATAATATCTCATAATGAAAAAGATATGAGTGAAGCAAGATTAAATAATCTAGGTGAAGCTTTACTTGATAGATTACTTTTAACTGGTGATAGAGTAAAAGATATGGCTAATGCAATTAGACAAATTGCATCTCAAGCAGAACCAGTTGGAAGAATACTTGATGGTTGGGTTACAAAAGATGGATTAAATATTCAAAAAGTATCTATACCAATTGGAGTAATTGGGATTATTTATGAAAGCCGACCAAATGTTACAAGTGATACAGCAGCTTTATGTTTTAAAAGTGGAAATGTATGTGTTTTAAAAGGTGGGAAAGAAGCTGAACACTCAAATAAAGCAATTGCAATGGTTTTAAGAGAAGTTTTAACAAAAAATAGACTTCCAGAACAAGCTATTTCACTTTTACCTGATTCAAGTAGAGAAGGTGTTGCAAAACTTATAAAACAAGATAAATATGTTGATTTAATTGTACCACGTGGTGGAGAAGCATTAATAAGATTTGTAAGTGAAAATTCATCAATTCCAGTAATAAAACATGATAAAGGAATTTGCCATATTTATATCGATAAAGATGCAGCTGCTGCTAAAATCATTGATATTGTAATTAATGCAAAATGTCAAAGACCAAGTGCTTGTAATTCAATAGAGACTTTACTAATTCACGAAGATATAGCTCCATATATCATAAATGGTTTAGAAGATGCATTTTTAGAAATGGGAACTATTTTAAAAGGTTGTGCAGAAACTTTAAAATATATCAAAGTAATTCCAGCAACTTTAGAAGATTTTGATACAGAATATTTAGCAAATATCTTAAATATTAAAATTGTAAAAAATATCGATGAAGCAATCACACATATTCAAAGACACGGTTCAGGTCACTCTGAATCAATTTTAAGTGAAAACTACACAACTGTAAATAAATTTTTAAGTGAAGTTGATGCAGCTTGTGTTTATGCAAATGCAAGTACAAGATTTACAGATGGTGGAGCATTTGGACTTGGAGCTGAAGTTGGAATTTCTACAAATAAACTTCATTCAAGAGGACCAATGGGAATAAATGATTTAACAACTTTTAAATATAAAGTTTATGGTTCAGGTCAAATTAGAAATTAG
- a CDS encoding response regulator transcription factor, with protein MLKNSYKNIKILYVEDDEIARENGVEYLQNFFETIYEASDAIVALQLYEKYKPDIIITDIQMPKLNGLEFVKKIRQKDKKTQIIIITAFCDKNYLLKAIELQLVKYLIKPVKEKEFEEALFLCVNSLQEDNSNIVKLENEIYFDTFNKNLVIKDEIVKLRAKEILFLELLIKNKNRYVTYEEIENYVWRESVMTKDALKTLVKNLKTKIPKDLILNLTNSGYKINV; from the coding sequence ATGTTAAAAAATAGTTATAAAAATATAAAAATTCTATATGTTGAAGATGATGAAATAGCTAGAGAAAATGGTGTTGAGTATTTGCAAAACTTTTTTGAAACTATTTATGAAGCAAGTGATGCCATAGTTGCATTACAACTTTATGAAAAATATAAACCTGATATTATAATAACTGATATTCAAATGCCAAAATTAAATGGTTTGGAATTTGTAAAAAAAATTAGACAAAAAGATAAAAAAACTCAAATCATAATTATCACAGCTTTTTGTGATAAAAATTATTTATTAAAAGCTATTGAACTTCAACTTGTGAAATATCTAATAAAACCTGTAAAAGAAAAAGAGTTTGAAGAGGCTTTATTTTTATGTGTAAACTCTTTACAAGAGGATAATTCAAATATTGTAAAACTTGAAAATGAAATATATTTTGATACTTTTAATAAAAACTTAGTAATAAAAGATGAAATTGTAAAACTAAGAGCAAAAGAGATTTTATTTTTAGAACTTCTTATAAAAAACAAAAATCGATATGTAACCTATGAAGAGATTGAAAACTATGTTTGGCGTGAGTCTGTTATGACAAAAGATGCTTTAAAAACTTTGGTTAAAAATTTAAAAACAAAAATTCCAAAAGATTTGATTTTGAATCTTACAAATAGTGGTTATAAAATAAATGTTTGA
- a CDS encoding glycosyl hydrolase — MKKIFLTLCSVFVALLFWYYLGAKAILKDDSNSFSKLQCVSYAPFAKDESPFLFDKGLVISEENVRNDLKLLSKYTTCIRTYSTVGLEMVPKIAREFNLQMLMGAWVSSDEKQTKDEISTLIKLVNENPEVVRAVIVGNEVLLRGDISDKKLYEYIKEVKSALPNTKVTYADVWEFWIKHPSIKEVTDFVTIHILPYWEDDPMNINESIKHLAEVRHEVEGILGTSDILIGETGWPSEGRMREDAFPSKINQAKFVRDFVSLAQEKNWNYNIIEAYDQPWKRASEGAVGGFWGLFDKDRLDKNVFAGDVSNFPNYKYLAFGSLVLILAFSLLLRNKDISTKKIFLFSVVNTSFAILYMLQVEQYNIIARNYLEFSWAIIVLLTQIFVYYFMLSYIIKEKKTDVIPSILFYLASFIAFILTMNLAFNGRYENFEIYGFIILAISFIWLYKNQYEKLNFGKFEKVLALVLVIGSIITIYNETFLNIFSNIWVILALVFAYILNKGTNKNISLCDLKSLAIYTLVFAAIFIGFKYGFVSNKALATQCNLDSSSLSCGIKDLMGAAVYFGYIGFITILVTVIAFIANKKSYSLIALFFSVGSLILTNTFLGSISFLIAVYLLTKDETKSLN, encoded by the coding sequence ATGAAAAAAATATTTTTAACACTTTGTAGTGTTTTTGTTGCTCTACTTTTTTGGTATTATTTAGGAGCTAAAGCTATATTAAAAGATGATTCAAACTCTTTTTCTAAACTTCAATGTGTTTCTTACGCACCTTTTGCAAAAGATGAATCACCTTTTTTATTTGATAAAGGTTTAGTAATTTCAGAAGAGAACGTAAGAAATGATTTAAAACTTCTTTCAAAATATACTACTTGTATTAGAACATACTCAACTGTTGGTTTAGAAATGGTTCCAAAAATAGCACGTGAGTTTAATCTTCAAATGCTAATGGGAGCTTGGGTTAGTTCTGATGAAAAACAGACAAAAGATGAAATTTCAACTCTAATTAAATTAGTAAATGAAAATCCTGAAGTTGTAAGAGCAGTAATTGTTGGGAATGAAGTTTTATTAAGAGGAGATATCTCTGATAAAAAACTTTATGAATATATAAAAGAGGTAAAATCAGCTCTTCCAAACACAAAAGTAACTTATGCAGATGTTTGGGAATTTTGGATTAAACACCCAAGTATCAAAGAAGTAACTGATTTTGTAACTATTCATATTTTACCTTATTGGGAAGATGACCCAATGAATATAAATGAGTCAATCAAACATTTAGCTGAAGTTAGACACGAAGTTGAAGGAATTTTAGGAACTTCTGATATTTTAATTGGAGAAACAGGTTGGCCAAGTGAAGGAAGAATGAGAGAAGATGCCTTCCCGAGTAAAATCAACCAAGCAAAATTTGTAAGAGATTTTGTCTCTTTAGCTCAAGAAAAAAATTGGAACTACAACATTATTGAAGCATATGATCAACCTTGGAAAAGAGCTAGTGAAGGTGCTGTTGGAGGATTTTGGGGATTATTTGACAAAGATAGACTTGATAAAAATGTTTTTGCAGGTGATGTTTCAAACTTCCCAAATTATAAATATTTAGCATTTGGTTCGTTAGTTTTAATCCTTGCTTTTTCTTTATTATTAAGAAACAAAGATATTTCAACTAAAAAAATCTTCTTATTTAGTGTTGTAAATACTTCTTTTGCAATACTTTATATGTTACAAGTTGAACAATATAATATTATCGCTAGAAATTATTTAGAATTTTCTTGGGCAATAATTGTATTATTAACACAAATTTTTGTTTATTATTTTATGCTTTCATATATCATAAAAGAGAAAAAAACAGATGTTATTCCAAGTATCTTATTCTATTTAGCTTCGTTTATTGCTTTTATTTTAACTATGAATTTAGCATTTAATGGAAGATATGAAAACTTTGAAATTTATGGATTTATCATTTTAGCTATTTCATTTATTTGGTTATATAAAAATCAATATGAAAAATTAAATTTCGGTAAATTTGAAAAAGTATTAGCTTTAGTTTTAGTTATTGGTTCAATTATTACAATCTACAACGAAACTTTTTTAAATATTTTCTCTAATATTTGGGTTATTTTAGCATTAGTTTTTGCTTATATTTTAAATAAAGGTACAAACAAAAATATCTCTTTATGTGATTTAAAAAGCTTAGCAATTTATACTTTAGTATTTGCAGCAATATTTATTGGTTTTAAATATGGATTTGTATCAAATAAAGCTTTAGCAACACAATGTAATTTAGATTCATCATCTTTATCTTGTGGAATAAAAGATTTAATGGGAGCAGCTGTTTATTTTGGTTATATAGGATTTATTACTATTTTAGTAACGGTAATTGCATTTATAGCAAATAAAAAATCTTACTCTTTAATTGCCCTATTCTTTAGTGTAGGTTCATTAATTCTTACAAATACTTTCTTAGGTTCGATTTCATTTTTAATAGCAGTTTATCTTCTTACAAAAGATGAAACAAAAAGTTTAAATTAG
- a CDS encoding XRE family transcriptional regulator — translation MDKDNFKLLLKKANFNKRTFSEHLGLKYQSVNSWGNNGRNVPYWVESWLHLYIDNNKCKQIKDMLKDSGICK, via the coding sequence ATGGATAAGGATAATTTTAAATTATTATTAAAAAAAGCAAATTTTAATAAACGCACATTTTCAGAGCATTTAGGCTTAAAATATCAAAGTGTAAATTCGTGGGGAAACAACGGAAGAAATGTTCCTTATTGGGTTGAGTCTTGGCTACATTTGTATATTGACAACAACAAATGTAAACAAATAAAAGATATGTTAAAAGATAGTGGTATTTGTAAATAA